In the Saccharococcus thermophilus genome, CGCACCCGATATTGACGGAGAAAGGATATGATATCACGATATGATGTACTTTAACCAAAAACGGAAAAAAGAGTGGAACGGACCATCGGCCGCAGTTATCCGCTATGAGGAAGGAGACCGTGCCCCGACAGTAATCGCCCATGGGCACGGTTACATCGCCGAAAAAATTATTGAACTGGCAAAACAAAACGATATTCCGATCGAAGAAGATGTTTCTCTCGTCCAACAGTTACTCGATATTGATTTAGGCGATCATATTCCGCCGCAATTATATGCGGTCATTGCCGAGATTTTAGTGTTAATTGAAAAAATAGAAAAAAATTATTAAACATCACGAGAAATGTGTCGATAAGTAAAGTAGATGAACATTAGAGGTGGGAAGGAAGATGGATTTTCTTACCGAAGAAGCGGTCTATCAAAAAACCTCGCAGCAATTAACCGCGCTTTTATATGAAGGATTAATAGAAAGTATAGAAGAGGCCATTCATTACACGAAACAAAAAGATTATATAAAAGCGAATAAACGATTGCAGAAGGGCAATGACATTCTGCGCCGCCTTGGCGTTGGCTTGAAATACGACGCGGGAATTATCGCTCACCAGCTAGACGCGCTATATAACTACATGGCGGAACAACTCATTGAAGCAAACATCAAAAAAGACATCGCGATCATGGAAACGGTATTAAAAATCGCAACCGAAATCGCCGAAGCCTGGAATGTCGCGATGAAAAAACAAACTTCTGCCCAGCCTTCTTCGCCATTGATGAAAAAATTGTCGGCATATGAACAATTCATTACGGCTTACGAAGAATAATAGAAAGGGAGAGAAATATAAATGAGAATTAACCATAATATTGAAGCGTTAAATGCGTATCGTAACTTAGCAGCCAACCAATCTAACCTTTCCAAAAACCTAGAAAAACTATCATCTGGATTGCGCATTAACCGTGCGGCCGACGATGCGGCGGGACTCGCGATTTCGGAAAAAATGCGCTCACAAATTCGCGGACTGGAAATGGCCGAGCGCAATGCGATGGACGCCATCTCCCTCCTTCAGACGGCGGAAGGAGCTTTAAACGAAGTTCACAGCATCTTGCAGCGCATGAGAGAGTTGGCGGTGCAAGCGGCGAATGATACAAACACTGACGAAGACCGCACACATATTCAAAGTGAAATCAATCAGTTGGCAGATGAGTTAAATCGTATTGGAAATAGTACGGAATTTAACAAAATAACTTTGCTGGATGGCAGTATTTATAAAACGGAGGCGCTACCTGCAAAGTATATTAGTGATCCTGTTGCGGGAAATATTGAAATTCGAAGTACAGAAACAAACGCAAAAGTAGTTGGAAAACCAATTGAGGAAGCTGTTGAAATCCATGATGATAAACCAGGATATGTTACGGGTAGTATCAATTTATCTGATAGTGCTTTAGCGGCCTCACCAATTACTATTGATAGCTCAAATAATGAATTGACTCTAGAATTGGGAGACGGAACCATTGGCACAATTGTTTTAGATATAACGGCTCAAGGAGGGACAAAATTAACATTTAATGGTAATGCGTCGACAAATCAAAGCCAAGCAGACTTACTGGCTGTTATTAACAATGCTATTGCAAATTCTAATTTAAATGGAAAGGTAGCAGCAAGTGTTGATGCCAATGGCCACCTAATGTTTACCGATTTATCTAGCGCTGGTAATGGTAGTCACGTTAAAGTTAACGGAGGAAATGCGTTAGGAACATTAATTGGCACAGCGACAGAAGTAGACGGAATTCCAAAAAATAATACTCTTACTTTTGATTTTACTGATGGTGCTAGTGGAAGTAGCAGTACAGTTACCATTACCCTTACAAATAAGGTATATAATACAGTAGATGACATTGTTGCGGAAATAAACAATCAACTAGCTTCTGGAAATTATAACATTACTGCACTAAACGATAATGGGAAAATTGTGCTTCAAGCAAATGATGCTGGCTCGGATAGTTCCATTACAAACGTAAGAGGTTCTGCTGCTGCTCCGTTATGGTTAATTAACGCCCAAGAAATAAAGGGGCTGGATGCCAACAACCAAATTTCCTTTAAATTAAATGGCAATCCATATACAGTCACAATTCCTGATGGTACTTATACTGATCGCAATGTGTTGGCATTAACGATTCAAAATGCGATTAATAATGCTACCAATAATGGAGAAGCAGATATAACTGTAAAGGCAGCGGGTAACTATTTCGTATTTGAAACGGGTTCTGCTGGTGCAAATGAAACGTTTGAAATTACCTCTGCCAATGCAGACTTAGGATTGGCAACACGTGAAGCAAAAGGACAGGATGCTCTAAACGCGGATATTAGTGTTCAAATTGGAGCAAATGAAGGCCAGAGTTTGTCGTTTAGTATTGCTGATATGAGAGCAAAAGCGTTAGGAATTACAAGCGAGTCTTCCGGTTCGTATACGTATACCGGGGCAGATGGCAGCAATATTACTGCGTATTACTCTACAAATACTGTTAAAAATAGAGATAAAATTGAGTATGTCATTAACGTTTCTGATGCTCAATCGGCAAGTCGAGCAATTACGGTAATTGACAACGCAATCAGATTAGTCTCTACCGAACGCGGAAAACTAGGCGCCATCCAAAACCGCCTCGAACATACGATCAACAACTTGACAACGGCAAACGAAAACTTAACGTCTGCGGAATCGCGCATTCGTGACACCGACATGGCGCTCGAGATGACCGAGTTTACGAAAAACAACATCTTAACCCAGGCAGCACAAGCGATGCTAGCGCAATCAAACCAGCTGCCGCAAGGAATTTTGCAACTGTTGAAAAGCTAATACGCTCGTTGATGAAGGGGTGGGTCCACAAGGCCTCGCCCTTTTTTTGTAGTTGTGCGATAATGGTGGTAACAAGGGGGGATCGTGATGGAAGTGCAAAAAGTAACAAGGGCGAACGTAGCAAGCGTCAGCCGTAAAGAAGAAACGGCGATGGAATCGGTGTCATTTACCGAAGTGATGGCAAAAACCCGCAGCGACATCGTCTGGGAACGCGTGCGGCAACAAGTCCAGCAAATCGAAGAGCAGGGAAAAAAGCTGGCTGAATCGCGCACGATCGAGGATTTGAAAAAATATAAACGGCTTGTGAAGCAATTTTTAGATGACGCCGTTCAAAACGGGCTGCAGCTTGAGGAACAGCGCGGATTCAGCCGCGGCGGACGGGCGCGCATTTATAAAATTGTCAAAGAAGTAGATCGGAAATTAATTGAATTAACGAACGAGGTGCTGCAAAAAGAACAAAAAAGATTGGACATCTTGCGGCTTGTTGGGGAAATTCAGGGGCTGATCATTAACATTTACACATAAGGCGTATAGGGAGGAGAGCACGGTGGCAGAACTGACCAATTGCCCAAAATGCGGGCGGCTGTTTGTCAAGCAGTCGTCCATTCGTGATGTGTGTGACCAGTGTTATAAGGAAGAAGAGAAATTGTTTGAAAAAGTATATTCGTTTCTCCGTAAACGCGAAAACCGCACCGCGACAATGGCACAAGTGGTCGAAGCGACGGGAGTGAGCGAGTCGCTGATCACGAAGTGGATTAGAATGGGGCGCCTCCAGCTCGTTCTTTTTCCGAATCTCGGTTATCCTTGTGAATCATGCGGGGCAATGATCCGCGAAGGGCAACTTTGTCCGAAATGCCGAACGAAGCTGCAAACAGAGTTGAAGCGGGCCGAAGAAGAAAAACAGCGGGAGCGGTTAAAATTCAAGACTTATTACACACAAAAAGGGGAAGGACGCTAAACATTCGCGATATCGTTCCGATATAAAGAATAGGCAAAGGTAGAACGTTTAAGTGAAAAAGCGAGGTGAACGAAATGAAAATTCATCATGTCGGCCCGATGAACGTCAATCCGTATCAACGGCAATATAACAGGCTCGAAAAGCAAGCATCGTCCGCAAATAAAAAAGACCAAGTCGAAATTTCCGAAGCGGCGAAAGAACTGCAGGAAGCGGCTAAATGGGAAAGCGCGCGCCAGGAAAAAGTGGAAAAGCTAAAGCAGCAAGTACAAAACGGCACGTATACGATTGATCCAAAAGCAATCGCCAAAAGCATGATTCGATATTATCGAAACCAATAAACATGGAGCGAACGATGATGAAATTCGCGGAGCTTATTTCGATCTTGCAGGCGCATGCCAAGTTGCACGAAAGTTTATACAAGCTTGCCGAGCGGAAAACGGAAGCGTTGAAAAAGAACGATATCGATGCATTGTCGACGTTGATGAAGGATGAACAAAAACACATTTTCGCCATTCGGCAATTGGAAGAACAGCGCATCGGCTGGCTGAAAAAAACATTTCCAAACGAAACGGTGACAATCACGCGCTGTTTGGAGCTGGCTGACGAAACGGAGCGGGAACAACTTCGCCAATGGCACGGGCGGCTGGCCGAAGCGATTACGCGACTAAGGCAAGTCAATGAGCTAAATAAGCAGCTGCTCGAGCAGTCTTTGCAGTTTGTCACCGCAATGCTCGATGTCATGATGCCATCGGCCCAGCCGATTGCTTACAATAAGGCGAACGAATATGAAACGCCGCCCAATCGTTCGATCTTTGAGTCCAAGGCGTAAGGAGGAGAATGATGCTTTCGACATTTCATGGATTAGAAGTCGTCAAGCGCGGCATGATGACCCAGCAGGCCGCTCTGTATGTCACAGGGCATAACGTTGCGAACGCGAACACTCCTGGATATACGAGACAACGCGTCAATTTTGTGACGACGGAGCCATTTCCCGCCCCTGCCCTCAACCGCCCGCAAATTCCTGGGCAGATGGGAACAGGTGTAACAGCGGGCTCTATTGAACGTGTACGCGAATACTTTTTAGACATTCAATATCGCGAGGAAAACAACAAGCTCGGTTATTGGGAAGCGCGTGCGGACGCCGTCTCCAAGATGGAAGACATTATGAACGAACCATCGGATAACGGATTGGCAAAAACGATGGATCAGTTTTGGCAGGCACTTCAAGATTTAAGCACCAACCCGGAAAACGAAGGAGCGCGGTCCGTCGTACGCCAGCGCGGACTCGCCGTTGTTGAAACGTTCCATTATTTAGCAAACTCGTTATCACAAATTCAGACGGACATCGGTACACAAGTTGGTGTGACGGTGACGCAAATCAACTCGCTTGCGAAACAAATAAGCGAGATTAACCAACAAATTGCGAGTGTCGAACCGAACGGCTATTTGCCAAACGACTTATACGATGAACGCGATCGCCT is a window encoding:
- the fliS gene encoding flagellar export chaperone FliS translates to MDFLTEEAVYQKTSQQLTALLYEGLIESIEEAIHYTKQKDYIKANKRLQKGNDILRRLGVGLKYDAGIIAHQLDALYNYMAEQLIEANIKKDIAIMETVLKIATEIAEAWNVAMKKQTSAQPSSPLMKKLSAYEQFITAYEE
- the flgM gene encoding flagellar biosynthesis anti-sigma factor FlgM, with amino-acid sequence MKIHHVGPMNVNPYQRQYNRLEKQASSANKKDQVEISEAAKELQEAAKWESARQEKVEKLKQQVQNGTYTIDPKAIAKSMIRYYRNQ
- a CDS encoding EscU/YscU/HrcU family type III secretion system export apparatus switch protein translates to MMYFNQKRKKEWNGPSAAVIRYEEGDRAPTVIAHGHGYIAEKIIELAKQNDIPIEEDVSLVQQLLDIDLGDHIPPQLYAVIAEILVLIEKIEKNY
- a CDS encoding flagellar protein FlgN, whose protein sequence is MMKFAELISILQAHAKLHESLYKLAERKTEALKKNDIDALSTLMKDEQKHIFAIRQLEEQRIGWLKKTFPNETVTITRCLELADETEREQLRQWHGRLAEAITRLRQVNELNKQLLEQSLQFVTAMLDVMMPSAQPIAYNKANEYETPPNRSIFESKA
- a CDS encoding YaaR family protein, which produces MEVQKVTRANVASVSRKEETAMESVSFTEVMAKTRSDIVWERVRQQVQQIEEQGKKLAESRTIEDLKKYKRLVKQFLDDAVQNGLQLEEQRGFSRGGRARIYKIVKEVDRKLIELTNEVLQKEQKRLDILRLVGEIQGLIINIYT
- a CDS encoding flagellin, with product MRINHNIEALNAYRNLAANQSNLSKNLEKLSSGLRINRAADDAAGLAISEKMRSQIRGLEMAERNAMDAISLLQTAEGALNEVHSILQRMRELAVQAANDTNTDEDRTHIQSEINQLADELNRIGNSTEFNKITLLDGSIYKTEALPAKYISDPVAGNIEIRSTETNAKVVGKPIEEAVEIHDDKPGYVTGSINLSDSALAASPITIDSSNNELTLELGDGTIGTIVLDITAQGGTKLTFNGNASTNQSQADLLAVINNAIANSNLNGKVAASVDANGHLMFTDLSSAGNGSHVKVNGGNALGTLIGTATEVDGIPKNNTLTFDFTDGASGSSSTVTITLTNKVYNTVDDIVAEINNQLASGNYNITALNDNGKIVLQANDAGSDSSITNVRGSAAAPLWLINAQEIKGLDANNQISFKLNGNPYTVTIPDGTYTDRNVLALTIQNAINNATNNGEADITVKAAGNYFVFETGSAGANETFEITSANADLGLATREAKGQDALNADISVQIGANEGQSLSFSIADMRAKALGITSESSGSYTYTGADGSNITAYYSTNTVKNRDKIEYVINVSDAQSASRAITVIDNAIRLVSTERGKLGAIQNRLEHTINNLTTANENLTSAESRIRDTDMALEMTEFTKNNILTQAAQAMLAQSNQLPQGILQLLKS
- a CDS encoding TIGR03826 family flagellar region protein, whose translation is MAELTNCPKCGRLFVKQSSIRDVCDQCYKEEEKLFEKVYSFLRKRENRTATMAQVVEATGVSESLITKWIRMGRLQLVLFPNLGYPCESCGAMIREGQLCPKCRTKLQTELKRAEEEKQRERLKFKTYYTQKGEGR